A portion of the Oncorhynchus gorbuscha isolate QuinsamMale2020 ecotype Even-year linkage group LG07, OgorEven_v1.0, whole genome shotgun sequence genome contains these proteins:
- the LOC124039369 gene encoding uncharacterized protein LOC124039369: protein MPLAQVVTTSLDKNCLTFSFVFLRAHKAFSDFQQSMAAKILDRERGNLVKRLNEANIKRLVDILFSQNVINQFEKETIMETHGRADKARVLVDITYAKGERASELMITQLKVVDLMLYNDIFLKTDSMDYMDGSPVFNMR from the exons ATGCCACTGGCCCAGGTAGTGACAACCAGTCTTGACAAAAACTGTCTAACTTTCTCTTTCGTTTTCTTGCGTGCACACAAGGCATTTTCAGATTTTCAACAGAGTATGGCAG CCAAAATATTGGACAGGGAAAGGGGGAACCTTGTGAAGAGATTGAACGAGGCCAACATCAAACGTCTAGTAGATATACTCTTTAGCCAAAACGTGATCAATCAATTTGAGAAGGAAACCATAATGGAGACACATGGGCGGGCAGATAAAGCACGCGTCCTTGTGGACATTACCTATGCCAAAGGTGAACGTGCGTCTGAGCTCATGATCACCCAACTAAAGGTTGTTGACCTCATGCTGTACAATGACATCTTTTTAAAAACGGATTCCATGGATTACATGGATGGATCTCCAG TTTTCAACATGAGATGA